One genomic window of Candidatus Trichorickettsia mobilis includes the following:
- a CDS encoding LD-carboxypeptidase produces the protein MYSSYKALVFFVLLLITKVVFADFQQDNADFLRLLKNTPITIVAPASGTDDASLEKLRNISSLKLLLPNNCFDGSKSLFHAHTDQVRFECLKNALFDQSSQIVWCLRGGYGAAKIIPLLKRLKKPAKDKWLIGFSDITVLHIFLTQEWGWKTIHGNGIVEILNQDKRRTNFTKIAEIVSGKVKSVTIKGLLAINSLADEQKKHVKGVLTGGNLTIVETSIGTEWQIKTSNKILFLEDVGIKPYQLDRALTHLLQAGLLVEVKAIIFGACGNDDQNIMAALKDFAATVNIPIFKSNRFGHEQVNDPIIYNTETRIVTTKDGKFDLIIDLF, from the coding sequence ATGTATTCAAGCTATAAAGCCCTTGTTTTTTTTGTGTTATTATTAATTACTAAGGTAGTCTTTGCTGATTTTCAGCAAGATAATGCAGACTTCCTTAGATTATTAAAAAACACACCAATTACTATAGTCGCTCCTGCATCTGGCACAGATGATGCCTCATTGGAGAAGTTACGCAATATTTCATCATTAAAATTACTGTTACCTAACAATTGTTTTGATGGATCAAAATCACTTTTTCATGCTCATACTGATCAAGTTAGGTTTGAATGTTTAAAAAATGCATTGTTTGATCAATCTTCACAGATAGTTTGGTGCTTGCGCGGAGGGTATGGTGCAGCAAAAATAATACCATTGTTAAAACGATTAAAAAAACCAGCTAAAGATAAGTGGCTTATTGGATTTAGCGATATTACGGTATTACATATTTTTCTGACTCAGGAGTGGGGATGGAAAACCATCCATGGAAATGGTATTGTCGAGATATTAAACCAAGACAAGAGACGAACGAATTTTACAAAAATAGCAGAAATAGTGAGTGGCAAAGTAAAGTCAGTTACTATCAAAGGATTGCTAGCGATTAATAGTTTGGCTGATGAGCAGAAGAAGCATGTCAAGGGGGTGCTTACTGGAGGTAATTTAACTATTGTTGAAACAAGTATTGGTACAGAGTGGCAAATAAAAACCTCCAATAAAATTCTTTTTTTAGAGGATGTAGGGATTAAGCCGTACCAGCTAGATCGAGCCTTAACTCATTTACTGCAGGCTGGTTTGCTAGTAGAAGTAAAAGCTATAATATTTGGTGCTTGTGGTAATGATGATCAAAATATAATGGCAGCGCTAAAAGATTTTGCTGCAACCGTAAATATTCCGATATTCAAGAGTAATAGATTTGGACATGAGCAAGTAAATGACCCTATAATTTATAATACTGAAACCAGGATTGTTACGACTAAGGATGGTAAGTTTGATTTAATAATAGACCTCTTTTGA
- the bcp gene encoding thioredoxin-dependent thiol peroxidase, which yields MTTLNIDDIAPDFTMPIKDGTEITLSKLKGKIVVLYFYPKDDTPGCTLEAQAFNLLKPEFAKANAIIIGISKDNISSHNKFQDKYCLKFDLASDADSDTCERYGVWVEKSMYGKKYMGINRTTFLINQTGKIKHIWPKVSINGHAQEVLDFCKTL from the coding sequence ATGACGACATTAAATATTGATGATATAGCTCCGGATTTTACCATGCCAATCAAAGATGGTACAGAAATCACTCTGTCCAAATTGAAAGGTAAAATAGTAGTATTATATTTTTATCCTAAAGATGATACTCCAGGCTGCACACTGGAAGCACAAGCATTTAATCTTTTAAAGCCCGAATTTGCAAAAGCAAATGCAATAATTATTGGAATCTCCAAGGATAATATCAGTTCTCATAATAAATTTCAGGATAAATATTGTCTAAAATTTGATCTTGCTTCTGATGCTGACTCTGATACTTGTGAGCGTTATGGAGTATGGGTAGAGAAATCAATGTATGGTAAAAAATATATGGGAATCAATCGAACAACTTTTCTTATTAATCAAACTGGTAAGATCAAGCATATCTGGCCTAAAGTATCAATAAATGGTCATGCCCAAGAAGTATTGGATTTTTGCAAAACTTTATAA
- a CDS encoding ISL3 family transposase — translation MSNFTLPLDIDSLKIIAQTIDTQGNIIFDVESTKKETACHKCGQLTNKRYGFGETITVRHLSILDTPVYLRIRVARYECQHCDDHPVTSEQYDWCERKSKTTKGLDKYINRQLIHSTIEDVGKKEQISSEIVESALNRSVNMIVDWAMYTNLETIGIDEIAVKKGHNDYLTIVSVKDKSGELSVIAVLPDRLKETVKMFLESIPGHLKKTVRSICTDMYDGFVKSAEEVFGKRLVVIDRYHVSKLYREPLDRVRIEEMKRLKSLLTPEDYAKLEGMMWVVRKKHECLSIQEKAILEFMYIHSPLLKEVHKMAIKLTHIFNAHHNRKMALTQISRWIQSVQNNNLTCFDGFIKTLERYKANILNYFKSRKNSGFVEGLNNKIKVLKRRCYGISKPTSFFQRLFLDLRGYKAFA, via the coding sequence ATGTCAAATTTTACACTCCCCTTAGATATAGATTCTCTAAAAATAATAGCTCAAACCATTGATACGCAAGGGAATATCATCTTTGACGTAGAAAGCACAAAGAAGGAAACAGCCTGCCATAAGTGCGGACAATTAACAAATAAACGGTATGGTTTTGGCGAAACAATAACAGTACGCCACCTGTCTATCCTAGACACACCGGTATACTTGCGTATACGCGTTGCTCGATATGAATGCCAACATTGTGATGATCATCCGGTTACGTCGGAACAGTATGACTGGTGTGAAAGAAAATCTAAAACAACCAAAGGTCTTGATAAATATATAAACCGCCAACTAATTCATAGTACTATCGAGGATGTCGGTAAAAAAGAACAGATTAGCTCTGAAATCGTAGAGTCTGCTCTTAACAGGAGCGTTAATATGATTGTGGATTGGGCGATGTATACTAATTTGGAAACAATAGGAATTGATGAAATTGCTGTAAAAAAAGGTCACAACGATTATTTAACGATCGTCAGCGTTAAAGACAAATCTGGTGAGTTATCGGTGATCGCCGTCTTGCCGGATAGATTAAAAGAAACCGTAAAAATGTTTTTAGAATCAATACCAGGTCATTTAAAGAAGACCGTAAGATCCATCTGTACCGACATGTATGATGGATTTGTCAAATCTGCAGAAGAGGTATTTGGGAAACGACTTGTTGTTATTGACAGATATCATGTATCAAAGCTTTATAGAGAGCCGCTTGACAGGGTTCGTATTGAAGAAATGAAGCGTCTGAAATCTCTGTTAACTCCAGAGGATTATGCAAAGCTCGAAGGTATGATGTGGGTTGTTCGAAAAAAACACGAGTGCCTTTCTATCCAGGAAAAAGCAATACTGGAATTTATGTACATACATTCACCATTGCTTAAAGAAGTTCACAAAATGGCTATCAAGTTAACTCATATTTTTAATGCGCATCATAATCGTAAAATGGCTCTGACGCAGATAAGCCGATGGATTCAAAGCGTCCAAAATAACAATCTTACTTGTTTTGACGGGTTTATAAAAACACTGGAAAGATATAAAGCAAACATTCTCAATTATTTTAAAAGTAGAAAAAATAGCGGGTTTGTCGAAGGGCTTAATAACAAAATTAAAGTCCTCAAAAGGAGGTGTTACGGAATATCAAAACCCACATCATTTTTTCAAAGATTGTTTCTTGATCTTAGAGGATATAAGGCCTTTGCATAA
- a CDS encoding pentapeptide repeat-containing protein — translation MLLDKPVVLQEVFNQFQKGNYPEMVKTLLSNVKDNPNIEKYFSENRDLFVNVLNTTIEQTPALKGMGLKGELYDIVPALLKHPKELIEIIDAQKTGNYTEITQKFSELAKDPALKGTLAKAGVELTAKAVEATIGVKVTDDIGRIFGILMENNQAKGKVQEIVEAYQQGKWTNVAKETCRLLENPELKQYIENNTENLKQIVNKVVGELKKDPESVVSKYLAGADVGQIANTILQNPEPMRNLVQAYDDGNKTAMAQHGAKILATIAYNDPTSALNVTANVATQGARALYNWATGTGSQSAEAKEQQQAWVANILKDVVYAYRDTEAPLKLNDYLKKDLESELKANPNLMNSLLQNMTIGKSVDEKLKLENLVIEGNSFTNSKLENVSFKDTEFKNVDFTGASFKNVNLSEATIDAATFKSMLNEVKAGHISLNGAKIIGDLSGMDLSGLALNGADLSKVTGMQNVNLKDTNITDAKLPESKVLADTYNLDKAVVTSIAADNKPITQSAIAAGTIPQETIQAQQDKFIDKAVEQLSRVIEDRHEPVMTDAQKTALSTNIKGLIRDGGTVGEYIKKGLEATPEDVLNKKFPIDPKSITHVADYAGKTNNLMTILLENKTSDVETIKGVITANYIADNVTKELFKEGGNRGQDGLTIKQITQQAVTKFIQENPEAKTGLIKSLEEPGQKLMNSISETIINTAVEKTWAGTLRRDEDRIQLKTNIPIAEVANKVKSEMNYVCGSSKFNKQELDNIEAMASKIGTELFDAGYASNPGRVSDVKLIEQQLKDTFYQVKVENKVVDISEMIDQHMDKMVGTKLDRGTFSDTPGTGLAGIYSARDAAPYTAAGKVTGGIQLDHAVVATLETSIKTTIKDALQSSSLATQIPTPEIQGTTPEIQGTTPPQKQDISVVSQDLVKETPAIKIQPQIPIADPVQKQESVSQNIATEAPALRIKPELDGVEAIAKTIGIKLFGAGYTSNGGRVNDVKLIESGLEAIITKIEGENKEINISKVMTEKNAEQIIETLAEKLTTQYRDKGLQSTYAGWISGGKQLDQAKIASNEFKTSATEIVKTAVEPLLLAAQAQEIKNIPVSQDVATTTRQEQSIRSAPDPYPLNQKEHEGIETIAKIISTNLFKSEAEENGARFSDTKIIENALKNVIHQIKIENEGKDISEVMTPKNAQQIIKTLAKELEPEFRKSTEEIVDHKNRSTGDIQLDQDKIVTGDFKTKLQEKIRTLVDPILTTAKNLDVIQEAVKGITNPKIVPTEKRPAVTQKVNQGHGVG, via the coding sequence TTGTTACTAGATAAACCTGTAGTACTACAAGAAGTCTTTAATCAATTTCAAAAAGGTAACTACCCAGAAATGGTTAAAACGTTGCTGTCTAACGTTAAAGACAACCCAAATATCGAAAAATATTTCTCTGAAAACAGGGATCTGTTTGTTAATGTGTTAAATACAACCATTGAGCAAACTCCTGCTCTCAAAGGGATGGGACTTAAAGGAGAATTGTATGACATCGTACCAGCTCTGTTGAAACATCCAAAGGAACTGATCGAAATTATTGATGCTCAAAAAACTGGCAATTATACCGAGATCACTCAAAAATTTAGTGAATTGGCAAAAGATCCTGCGCTTAAAGGAACTCTTGCTAAAGCCGGAGTAGAGCTCACAGCAAAAGCGGTGGAAGCAACAATAGGAGTAAAAGTTACAGATGATATTGGTCGAATCTTTGGAATATTAATGGAAAATAACCAAGCTAAAGGAAAAGTTCAAGAAATTGTCGAAGCTTATCAACAAGGAAAATGGACTAATGTTGCCAAAGAAACATGTAGGTTACTCGAAAATCCTGAATTAAAACAATATATCGAAAACAATACGGAAAATTTAAAACAAATAGTGAATAAGGTAGTCGGTGAATTAAAGAAAGATCCGGAATCAGTGGTTTCAAAATATCTTGCTGGAGCTGATGTAGGGCAAATTGCTAACACTATATTACAAAATCCAGAACCAATGAGAAATTTAGTACAAGCATATGATGACGGTAATAAAACAGCGATGGCTCAACACGGAGCAAAAATTCTTGCTACTATAGCATATAATGACCCTACATCTGCATTAAATGTCACAGCTAATGTTGCCACACAAGGTGCACGAGCTTTATATAACTGGGCAACCGGAACTGGAAGTCAATCAGCTGAAGCAAAAGAACAACAACAAGCTTGGGTAGCGAATATTTTAAAAGACGTGGTTTATGCGTATCGAGATACTGAAGCGCCGCTAAAACTCAATGATTATCTAAAAAAGGATCTTGAATCTGAGCTAAAAGCAAATCCAAATTTAATGAATAGCTTATTGCAGAATATGACAATAGGTAAGAGCGTAGATGAAAAATTAAAACTAGAAAATCTAGTAATTGAAGGAAATAGTTTTACTAATTCCAAGCTAGAAAATGTCTCATTTAAGGACACAGAATTTAAAAATGTAGATTTTACTGGTGCATCTTTTAAAAATGTAAATTTATCCGAAGCAACTATAGATGCCGCTACTTTCAAAAGCATGCTAAATGAAGTAAAAGCAGGTCATATTTCTTTAAATGGTGCAAAAATAATTGGAGATTTATCCGGGATGGATTTATCCGGGCTAGCGTTAAACGGTGCTGATCTTAGCAAAGTAACTGGCATGCAAAATGTGAATCTAAAAGATACAAACATAACTGATGCTAAATTGCCAGAGAGTAAAGTGCTAGCGGATACTTATAACCTTGATAAGGCAGTTGTTACAAGTATAGCCGCTGATAATAAACCAATTACTCAATCTGCGATTGCTGCAGGTACAATTCCCCAGGAAACAATTCAAGCTCAACAAGATAAGTTTATTGATAAAGCAGTAGAGCAACTTTCCAGAGTTATTGAAGATAGGCATGAACCGGTAATGACCGATGCTCAAAAAACTGCTCTCAGCACTAATATCAAAGGACTTATTCGAGATGGTGGCACTGTTGGTGAGTATATAAAAAAGGGCTTGGAAGCAACCCCTGAAGATGTATTGAATAAAAAATTCCCAATTGATCCGAAAAGCATAACTCACGTTGCTGATTATGCTGGTAAAACCAATAATCTAATGACTATTCTTCTAGAAAATAAAACTAGTGATGTCGAAACAATTAAGGGGGTTATAACAGCTAATTATATAGCTGATAACGTAACCAAAGAATTATTCAAAGAAGGTGGTAATAGAGGTCAAGACGGTCTAACTATTAAACAAATAACACAGCAAGCAGTCACTAAGTTTATTCAAGAAAATCCCGAAGCTAAAACTGGGCTAATTAAATCTTTAGAAGAACCAGGACAAAAACTGATGAATAGCATTAGTGAAACGATAATAAATACCGCAGTAGAAAAAACCTGGGCAGGAACATTAAGACGAGATGAAGACAGAATTCAGCTCAAAACAAACATTCCAATTGCAGAGGTAGCAAATAAGGTCAAAAGCGAAATGAATTATGTTTGTGGTTCAAGTAAGTTCAATAAGCAAGAATTAGATAATATCGAAGCTATGGCAAGTAAAATTGGTACAGAGTTATTTGATGCAGGCTATGCTAGCAATCCTGGCAGAGTGAGTGATGTTAAGCTTATTGAGCAACAGTTAAAAGATACTTTTTATCAGGTTAAAGTAGAGAATAAAGTGGTTGATATCTCTGAGATGATAGATCAACATATGGATAAAATGGTTGGAACAAAACTGGATAGGGGAACTTTTTCTGATACTCCGGGAACAGGACTTGCTGGAATATATAGTGCACGAGATGCAGCACCTTATACTGCGGCTGGCAAGGTTACTGGTGGTATACAGCTTGATCACGCTGTAGTTGCCACGCTTGAAACCTCGATAAAAACAACCATCAAAGATGCGCTGCAATCATCTTCATTAGCAACACAAATCCCAACCCCAGAAATCCAAGGTACAACCCCAGAAATCCAAGGTACAACCCCGCCTCAAAAACAAGATATATCAGTTGTGAGTCAGGATTTAGTAAAAGAAACCCCGGCAATTAAAATACAACCCCAAATACCTATAGCTGATCCTGTGCAAAAGCAAGAATCCGTAAGCCAGAATATAGCAACTGAAGCTCCAGCACTCAGGATAAAGCCCGAGTTGGATGGTGTTGAGGCTATAGCAAAGACAATTGGTATAAAATTATTTGGCGCAGGTTACACTAGCAATGGTGGCAGAGTAAATGACGTTAAGCTTATTGAGAGTGGTTTAGAAGCTATTATTACTAAAATTGAAGGAGAGAATAAAGAAATAAATATCTCAAAGGTAATGACAGAAAAAAATGCAGAGCAGATTATTGAAACATTAGCAGAAAAGCTCACCACACAATATCGTGACAAAGGCTTACAAAGCACCTATGCTGGCTGGATTTCAGGTGGTAAACAACTTGACCAAGCTAAAATCGCCAGTAATGAATTTAAAACTTCAGCAACTGAAATAGTAAAAACTGCAGTAGAACCGCTATTATTAGCAGCACAAGCGCAAGAAATCAAAAATATTCCTGTAAGCCAGGATGTGGCGACTACAACTAGACAAGAACAATCAATAAGATCGGCACCCGATCCTTATCCGCTAAATCAGAAAGAGCACGAAGGTATAGAAACTATAGCCAAAATAATTAGCACAAATTTATTTAAATCAGAAGCAGAAGAAAATGGCGCAAGATTTAGTGACACCAAAATCATTGAAAATGCATTAAAAAATGTTATTCATCAGATTAAAATAGAAAATGAGGGAAAAGATATCTCAGAGGTAATGACCCCAAAAAATGCGCAGCAGATTATTAAAACATTAGCAAAAGAACTTGAACCGGAATTTCGTAAAAGTACAGAGGAGATTGTCGATCACAAGAATCGGAGCACTGGTGACATACAGCTTGATCAAGATAAAATCGTTACCGGTGATTTTAAAACTAAGTTACAAGAAAAAATAAGAACTTTAGTAGATCCAATATTAACGACAGCAAAAAACCTTGACGTTATACAAGAAGCTGTAAAAGGTATAACTAACCCAAAAATAGTACCTACAGAGAAACGTCCCGCTGTTACTCAGAAAGTTAATCAAGGTCATGGTGTGGGGTAG
- the recN gene encoding DNA repair protein RecN, translating into MLYNLSIRNFILIEELDLEFQSGLCVITGETGAGKSILLKALLFCLNGKSTDNIIRHGADSCTVIASFALSKNIKELLLQLQIESEDELVIRRSQTLDNRKKFLINDQIVTAKTVTMIADILFELHGQNTHTALLKSSSHINHLDDYGNLTDLRKTLASEYNKLHNIKSQLREISDQQQEALHEIDYLQFITDELSTINIEIDEEEHLADLRRSLQNRDKELQLLFDLLSQLETPELSQAISRANRIISRINQEDQRFFNIRQQLEEADNNLAEAKQQLQDIIANLSVDEHNLDTIEERLFTIKGLVRKYGVSSGNQLPDFLVNAKLKLLGLQQKMANSSNLHEQLKTLESKYLDLAKTLSTKRAAVALALEASIQQELALLQMEKVLFKVELTIKPIADVTGIDEVRFTASTNPGMPYIAIDKIASGGELSRFMLALKSTLVTNDAIPLVIFDEIDTGVSGIVADSIGNRLKQLAKVSQVIVITHQPQVAAKADQHLLVSKIHLNEQTKAIVRILTEPERIQALAQMIAGKTITENSVKAAQDLLAYTR; encoded by the coding sequence ATGCTCTATAACCTCTCTATTAGAAACTTTATCTTGATAGAAGAGTTAGATCTTGAATTTCAGTCAGGATTGTGCGTAATCACAGGTGAGACTGGCGCCGGTAAATCTATTCTGTTAAAAGCATTGCTTTTTTGTTTGAATGGTAAGTCAACTGATAATATCATTAGACATGGCGCTGATTCTTGCACTGTTATTGCTAGCTTTGCATTATCTAAAAACATTAAAGAGCTATTGCTGCAGCTGCAAATTGAAAGTGAAGATGAGCTGGTAATAAGGCGTAGCCAAACATTAGATAATCGTAAAAAATTTTTAATCAATGATCAAATAGTTACTGCTAAAACTGTAACTATGATTGCTGATATTTTATTTGAATTACATGGGCAGAATACTCATACTGCTTTACTAAAATCATCGTCACACATAAATCATCTTGATGATTACGGTAATCTTACTGATTTACGTAAAACACTGGCCAGTGAATATAATAAGTTACATAATATAAAATCTCAGCTTAGAGAAATCTCTGATCAGCAACAAGAAGCCCTGCATGAAATTGATTATTTGCAATTTATTACTGATGAATTATCAACAATAAACATTGAAATTGATGAAGAGGAGCATCTGGCTGATTTAAGACGTAGCTTACAAAATCGAGATAAGGAGCTACAACTGCTTTTTGATCTTTTATCACAGCTGGAAACTCCAGAACTATCTCAAGCAATTAGTCGTGCTAACCGCATTATTAGTCGTATCAACCAAGAAGATCAGCGTTTTTTCAATATCCGTCAACAATTAGAAGAAGCTGACAATAATCTGGCAGAAGCCAAACAACAATTACAAGATATTATCGCTAATCTATCAGTTGACGAGCACAACCTTGATACAATAGAAGAAAGGTTATTTACCATCAAAGGGCTAGTGCGTAAATATGGAGTATCATCAGGTAATCAATTGCCTGATTTTCTTGTAAATGCAAAATTAAAATTATTAGGGTTACAGCAAAAAATGGCTAATAGTAGCAACTTGCATGAACAACTTAAAACACTAGAAAGTAAATATTTAGATCTAGCCAAAACACTATCCACAAAACGTGCAGCAGTAGCCTTAGCACTGGAAGCAAGTATACAACAGGAGCTGGCGCTGTTACAAATGGAGAAAGTGTTATTCAAGGTAGAGCTTACTATTAAACCGATAGCTGATGTTACCGGTATTGATGAAGTGCGGTTCACCGCTTCTACTAACCCAGGAATGCCATATATTGCAATAGATAAGATTGCTTCAGGTGGAGAATTATCACGTTTTATGTTGGCATTAAAATCAACTCTTGTAACTAATGATGCGATACCATTAGTAATTTTTGATGAAATTGATACTGGCGTTAGCGGTATAGTGGCAGATAGTATCGGTAATCGTTTAAAACAATTAGCCAAAGTTTCTCAAGTTATAGTAATCACTCACCAGCCTCAGGTAGCTGCAAAAGCAGATCAACATCTTTTAGTCAGTAAAATACACCTCAATGAACAAACAAAGGCTATTGTTCGTATCCTTACCGAACCAGAAAGAATACAAGCGCTGGCACAAATGATTGCCGGTAAAACAATTACTGAAAATAGTGTTAAGGCAGCACAGGATTTACTTGCATACACTCGTTAA
- a CDS encoding AsmA-like C-terminal region-containing protein encodes MKRTIITLVVCITLVGGLFGALFFIDYKSICVNFLAKQKTVEFDSQAIGKVKLVALPWPTLVIDTIANQELELQDIEFRFSFISLLKFQPKINFIKISNAKLNLPNIKFSVSTHDRLITNLVNYVQKDIDININHLTFIDPTNNSIINIDNFIGAADNSFSGNIEEIAFSGFFRSTTDSLDITLNLNTPGYELQLSETYKDNRLSSGTVTAKIKSLPELINYHLPDASPLLAKITQNEPIAINFDIVADENLLQFKAINIKANSVIGSGEITLAKNDNATNVIALKFAKIDLKSLLSPSTNDQNTSYKSQERFIFANNSLNAVIEIDQIILSNDDIINQFKLITDLQQGQLLISDFSGIIASGGRFQLNGIVTQNSVRSIFNGKFTLQHSNFNTILSLLGCTNATVERVIPFALSAEVKCTPIDLSLQNLLLKTNDLEITGSISSKFIGVIPRIKSFLRFSQLDLDQTLYPVITPMLNFAKSLTENMKAADYLSKFVPIRALSYLGNFDVTIDNLKLAQKDLGLANIVLSITPAKIIVNNLYTNKGQDYIRATGKLLTDGLSPQLVIQITDAVIPVSFLSPGFLLELRNNLLNNFSLDKILLQLDCFFSKIYQNDLVLEKVTFSTKNDNTLFKIPTLKAQLLNGTIEVEGSVLLDPYTWNLVYALNTIDVAALSKILPVGWLNSDGSASVNGMITTNGDSIEKLLYNLYTKSSFVAKNVKINNFSIDTLIANISQPNYDITQFKTDLNNALSTGQTQINSLSSDLELIQGVATLKNTTLQTKYANAAVVAAINIYDLQLNLSSLFSFYAFSPAPNGSKYNSSVPTSLGIKSAGTIIAPQLTADSTSLTEFLQKQQINNKNTNNNSPTQQ; translated from the coding sequence ATGAAAAGAACAATTATAACATTAGTGGTATGTATAACATTGGTTGGTGGTCTGTTTGGAGCACTATTTTTTATTGATTATAAAAGTATTTGTGTAAATTTCTTAGCAAAACAAAAAACTGTAGAATTTGACAGTCAAGCCATTGGTAAGGTTAAATTGGTTGCACTTCCCTGGCCTACTTTAGTTATTGACACTATTGCAAATCAAGAATTGGAGTTACAAGATATAGAATTCAGGTTTTCTTTCATATCCTTACTAAAATTTCAACCAAAAATTAATTTTATTAAAATATCAAATGCAAAACTAAATTTACCTAATATCAAATTTAGCGTTAGTACTCATGATCGACTAATTACAAATTTAGTTAATTATGTGCAAAAGGATATTGACATTAATATTAACCATTTAACATTTATTGACCCAACTAATAACTCCATCATTAATATCGACAATTTTATAGGGGCTGCAGATAATAGTTTTAGTGGCAATATAGAAGAAATAGCATTTTCTGGATTTTTTCGTAGCACAACAGATTCATTGGATATAACACTTAACCTCAATACCCCTGGATATGAGCTGCAATTATCAGAAACATATAAAGACAACCGCCTATCTTCAGGTACCGTTACAGCTAAAATTAAGAGTTTACCGGAATTGATAAACTATCATTTACCAGATGCTAGTCCATTATTAGCTAAAATTACTCAAAATGAACCTATAGCCATAAATTTTGATATAGTGGCTGATGAAAATTTATTACAATTTAAGGCTATTAATATTAAAGCTAACTCTGTTATCGGCAGTGGTGAGATTACTTTAGCTAAGAATGATAATGCAACTAATGTAATAGCGCTGAAATTTGCAAAAATTGATCTCAAATCTTTATTAAGTCCATCAACAAATGATCAAAACACCAGCTATAAGAGTCAAGAAAGATTCATTTTTGCCAATAATTCTTTAAACGCAGTAATCGAGATTGATCAAATTATCTTAAGTAATGATGATATCATCAATCAGTTTAAATTAATTACAGATTTGCAACAAGGACAATTATTAATCAGTGATTTTTCTGGAATTATTGCCTCTGGTGGCAGATTCCAGCTAAATGGTATAGTCACTCAAAATAGTGTACGTAGCATATTTAATGGTAAATTTACATTGCAGCACAGTAATTTCAATACCATACTTTCTTTACTAGGTTGTACAAATGCTACTGTAGAAAGAGTTATACCATTTGCGCTATCAGCTGAGGTAAAATGCACCCCTATAGATTTATCACTACAAAATCTTCTACTAAAAACCAATGATCTTGAGATTACAGGTAGCATTTCCAGTAAATTTATTGGAGTCATACCGCGTATCAAATCATTTCTCCGCTTTTCACAGCTAGACTTAGATCAGACTCTATACCCTGTAATTACACCAATGTTAAATTTTGCTAAAAGCCTGACAGAAAACATGAAAGCAGCAGATTATTTAAGTAAATTTGTGCCAATTAGAGCCTTATCATATTTAGGGAACTTTGATGTTACTATTGACAATTTAAAACTTGCTCAAAAAGATTTGGGCTTAGCAAATATAGTGTTATCTATTACTCCAGCAAAAATTATAGTTAATAATTTATATACCAACAAAGGACAAGATTATATACGCGCTACTGGAAAGCTACTTACTGATGGCCTTAGTCCACAATTAGTAATACAAATCACTGATGCTGTAATCCCAGTGAGTTTTTTGTCTCCAGGATTTCTTCTTGAACTGCGTAACAATTTATTAAATAACTTCAGTCTGGATAAAATATTACTACAGCTAGATTGTTTTTTTTCCAAGATCTACCAAAATGATCTGGTTTTAGAAAAAGTAACATTCTCCACTAAAAACGACAATACTCTGTTTAAAATCCCTACCTTAAAAGCGCAACTTCTTAATGGAACTATAGAAGTGGAAGGTAGTGTGCTACTAGATCCGTATACCTGGAATTTAGTATATGCATTGAATACTATTGACGTGGCTGCATTATCAAAAATACTACCAGTTGGTTGGCTTAACTCTGATGGTTCTGCTAGTGTTAACGGTATGATTACTACTAATGGTGATAGTATAGAAAAATTGTTATATAATCTTTATACAAAATCTTCGTTTGTTGCTAAGAATGTAAAAATAAATAATTTCTCTATTGATACATTAATAGCAAATATAAGCCAACCTAACTATGATATAACTCAGTTCAAAACAGATCTGAATAATGCCTTATCTACTGGCCAAACACAAATCAACTCTCTCAGCAGTGATCTTGAATTAATTCAAGGAGTAGCAACTTTAAAAAACACAACATTACAAACCAAATATGCCAATGCAGCTGTTGTTGCGGCTATCAATATCTATGATTTACAACTGAATTTATCATCTCTATTCTCATTTTATGCATTTTCACCAGCTCCGAATGGTAGTAAGTACAATTCTTCTGTGCCAACATCATTAGGAATTAAGTCTGCTGGCACGATAATAGCTCCACAACTGACCGCTGATTCTACTTCATTGACTGAATTTTTACAAAAACAACAGATAAATAATAAAAATACTAATAATAACTCACCAACACAACAATAG